A portion of the Shewanella sp. SNU WT4 genome contains these proteins:
- the bcp gene encoding thioredoxin-dependent thiol peroxidase: protein MNTLTTGDMAPLFTLTNQHGAAINLSDKLSHGPVLVYFYPKAMTPGCTVQACGLNEVLPQLAQQHVNVIGISPDPVAKLLKFSEKYQLSFDLVSDEDHQIADAFGVWGEKKFMGKVYDGIHRLSFLIGQDGKVSHVFDKFKTKDHHQVVLQQLSAQA from the coding sequence ATGAATACCTTAACCACAGGCGATATGGCCCCCCTGTTTACCTTAACTAACCAACACGGAGCCGCGATTAATTTAAGCGATAAGCTCAGTCACGGCCCAGTGTTAGTGTACTTTTATCCCAAAGCCATGACGCCAGGTTGCACAGTGCAAGCCTGTGGACTCAATGAGGTATTACCGCAATTAGCCCAGCAACATGTAAACGTAATTGGCATTAGCCCAGATCCTGTAGCTAAGCTTTTAAAATTCAGCGAAAAGTATCAACTCAGCTTTGATTTAGTCAGTGATGAAGATCATCAAATCGCTGACGCCTTTGGCGTATGGGGCGAGAAAAAATTCATGGGCAAAGTGTATGACGGCATTCATAGATTAAGTTTCCTGATTGGCCAAGATGGCAAAGTCAGCCATGTCTTTGATAAATTCAAAACCAAAGATCACCATCAAGTGGTATTGCAGCAATTATCAGCGCAGGCTTAA
- a CDS encoding ACT domain-containing protein — translation MTNYLVVTAMGADRPGLVSKLSRLAADCDCDIIDSRMALFGNEFTLIMMMAGSWGAITKIESSLPELSVQLDLLTIMKRTSKHIPQNYVSRIEVNFQGKDERGSIKRITEFLAERGLDIASLRSCSDSDTGNVTQKMSLAINIPEKVELDKLESQLQLLAQEMSLILTIKRMQGN, via the coding sequence ATGACCAACTATCTGGTCGTCACAGCCATGGGTGCTGATAGGCCTGGTCTGGTCAGCAAACTCTCACGGCTTGCTGCCGATTGTGACTGTGACATTATTGACAGCCGCATGGCATTATTTGGCAATGAGTTCACCCTGATCATGATGATGGCAGGCTCTTGGGGCGCGATTACTAAAATAGAATCCAGCTTACCTGAGCTCAGTGTGCAGTTAGATTTACTGACCATAATGAAGCGCACGAGCAAGCATATTCCGCAAAATTATGTGTCGCGAATTGAAGTTAATTTTCAAGGTAAAGATGAGCGCGGCTCAATAAAACGTATTACCGAGTTTCTCGCCGAACGCGGCCTTGATATTGCTTCACTGCGTTCATGCTCGGATTCAGACACAGGAAATGTGACTCAAAAAATGTCGCTCGCTATTAATATTCCTGAAAAAGTTGAACTCGATAAATTAGAGTCGCAGTTACAACTCTTAGCCCAAGAGATGTCGCTAATACTGACAATTAAGCGCATGCAAGGCAACTAA
- a CDS encoding Ig-like domain-containing protein, translating into MTYLSQIKFALLSILLLLSGCGDGSNSGFPSGCGNAGNLCVSALTISPNASGILVGGQQSYQAMATLTDGSEVNITDKVTWSVDKPNVATLMVAGNNVAATGVADGVATVIAHYHDLQASAELVVGAISVSIMPSTSTILTNMEQSYQAFAIFSNGLQLDVTPQVTWQSANAAVATISVTEDGVLAKGVAEGVASISASYQNKSIYAQLNVVNSTPETLVITPASDVLPKGAAKQYSAFLTTSSGDVIDVTTKVTWQVANSAIASIDADAWLSTLSVGSSQISATLVYNAKTLTASSSLTVSNAQLSSIAITPVDGVFPVGKMGVYHARGNFSDGSVIDITRASTWAIANPKVAKIIATGIFAGDTIATAAGKTSVSATFNNMTASTSLEVSDAKLVNISMNPQNVTAPLGTKVAYSAYARYSDGSKQDITKLAVWNSSDTSVAAIEFSRALSGVTSNLAEGQTDISVSFGGLSQSTPHTVNDAVIESLQITPQNPSVPVGVDGQFTAIAYYSDKSTADVTDSANWLVDDYSVAAVIPNGVNAGYAKALKEGTTPLVVTFAGQTASTLITVSAATLESISLTPTIAEVPAGTTQQYQLFGVFSDGSNHDLSAFAHYQTSDSALVTIDSNGLASAHQYNVKPVTVTASYNGLQAKATLKVTAGLLDHIEVTPATQNIAIGHKGELQARAFYSDNTSADITALATWSVNDGNVASVDNTQANSGAVLGISQGVVTVTANFGGKTASNTTTVTAAVLESVTISPVQATLVAGLTQQYALTAQFSDNSSIDVTKLSAWQSSDVATAAIDNSGLAHTYKDGSVSITASYQGQSASANLSVLAVTLTELKITPENPNEPVGSQGQFSATGYFSNGLTANVTRGATWSSSDSSVVSIVASGTKAGQASADKVGTSTISASFGGVSDTSLATVTQAELVSIVITPGIASVMQGMQYQFKATGIYSDNVSKNITNAVNWQTSDASVASITSQGLAKGENKGTTEITAKYQGKQARATLVVAVPVITRLDVIPTFTELPIGSSMYYQAIAYDATGQDYDVSKAADWRMVNQTIAHVDNTVANGGYVTALSKGTTQIVVSFAGKSQTVSVQVTPAEVTSLIITPSDITILDGETQFYVATAQFSDGSSLVVTKESSWVSTNPEIATITTNGNAIAAAKYHGVTNIQATYQGITAQTSLTVQEREIKGVQVIPHVKYLDVGEQLQMKCMVDYVDYSVNDCTDEALWTIGDDTIAHVEPEGGLVTAIKSGTTRVFATYKGVSSKSDDGQVSVR; encoded by the coding sequence ATGACTTATCTCTCTCAAATTAAATTCGCCTTATTATCCATCTTGCTGTTATTAAGTGGGTGTGGTGATGGCAGTAATTCAGGTTTCCCTAGTGGTTGTGGTAACGCGGGTAATTTATGTGTTAGCGCCTTAACTATTAGCCCTAATGCCTCTGGAATATTAGTGGGCGGTCAACAAAGTTATCAAGCTATGGCAACGTTAACTGATGGTAGTGAAGTTAATATTACCGATAAAGTGACTTGGTCCGTGGATAAGCCTAATGTCGCGACCTTAATGGTTGCTGGTAATAATGTGGCTGCCACTGGGGTTGCTGATGGTGTTGCCACTGTAATCGCTCATTATCACGACTTACAAGCGAGCGCCGAACTGGTGGTGGGCGCTATTAGCGTGAGTATCATGCCATCGACGAGCACCATACTGACTAACATGGAGCAAAGTTATCAAGCCTTTGCCATTTTTTCTAATGGCTTACAGCTAGATGTTACGCCGCAAGTGACTTGGCAAAGCGCTAATGCCGCGGTTGCGACTATTAGCGTGACCGAAGATGGCGTACTGGCCAAAGGTGTCGCGGAAGGCGTGGCCTCTATTAGTGCAAGTTATCAAAATAAGTCGATTTATGCGCAGCTTAATGTAGTTAATAGTACTCCAGAAACCTTAGTGATAACCCCTGCGAGCGATGTGCTGCCAAAAGGAGCCGCTAAACAATACAGCGCGTTTTTAACGACTAGCAGCGGTGATGTGATTGATGTGACGACTAAAGTCACCTGGCAAGTTGCCAATAGCGCGATAGCGAGCATAGATGCCGATGCCTGGTTAAGCACACTATCTGTCGGCTCAAGCCAAATTTCAGCCACCTTGGTGTATAACGCTAAGACGTTGACGGCTAGTTCCAGCTTAACAGTGAGTAATGCGCAGCTTAGCTCAATTGCGATTACGCCAGTGGATGGAGTCTTTCCTGTTGGCAAAATGGGGGTTTATCACGCTCGGGGCAATTTCTCTGATGGTAGTGTGATTGATATTACCCGCGCATCTACTTGGGCGATTGCCAATCCCAAGGTTGCCAAAATCATAGCTACAGGTATTTTTGCCGGCGATACTATCGCCACCGCTGCAGGAAAAACCAGTGTCAGCGCCACTTTTAATAACATGACAGCCTCCACCAGTTTAGAAGTCAGTGACGCGAAACTGGTTAATATCAGCATGAACCCGCAAAATGTTACCGCGCCGCTCGGAACCAAAGTCGCTTATAGCGCTTATGCCCGTTATTCCGATGGCTCAAAGCAAGACATTACTAAATTGGCCGTTTGGAACAGTAGTGATACCAGTGTTGCGGCCATTGAATTTAGCCGCGCATTATCTGGCGTCACGAGTAACCTAGCCGAAGGTCAGACCGATATTTCTGTTAGCTTTGGCGGGCTTAGTCAGTCAACGCCGCATACAGTCAATGACGCTGTGATTGAGTCCTTACAAATTACTCCACAAAACCCGAGCGTACCTGTGGGCGTAGACGGTCAATTTACGGCGATTGCTTATTATTCTGATAAGAGCACGGCCGATGTCACCGATAGTGCCAACTGGCTAGTGGATGATTACAGTGTGGCGGCGGTTATCCCCAATGGGGTTAACGCAGGTTATGCCAAAGCCTTAAAAGAAGGTACCACACCATTAGTGGTTACATTTGCGGGGCAAACGGCAAGCACGCTTATAACTGTATCGGCCGCGACCTTAGAGTCTATCTCGTTAACGCCAACCATTGCTGAAGTTCCCGCGGGCACCACGCAGCAATATCAGTTATTCGGTGTGTTTTCTGATGGTAGTAATCATGATTTAAGTGCCTTTGCTCACTATCAAACCAGTGATAGCGCGTTAGTCACTATTGATAGCAATGGCTTAGCTAGCGCTCATCAATACAATGTTAAACCTGTTACAGTAACGGCAAGCTATAACGGCTTGCAGGCAAAGGCGACACTTAAAGTGACCGCAGGTTTACTTGATCATATTGAAGTGACGCCAGCGACACAGAACATAGCCATTGGCCATAAAGGGGAGTTGCAAGCCCGCGCGTTTTATTCTGACAACACTAGCGCCGATATTACTGCGCTGGCCACTTGGAGTGTGAACGATGGCAATGTGGCTTCGGTTGATAATACCCAAGCGAATAGCGGCGCTGTGTTGGGGATTAGCCAAGGTGTGGTAACAGTCACTGCCAACTTTGGTGGCAAAACCGCCAGTAATACTACGACGGTAACAGCGGCCGTGCTTGAAAGCGTGACTATTTCGCCAGTTCAAGCAACGTTGGTCGCAGGTTTAACTCAGCAGTATGCGCTTACAGCGCAGTTCTCTGATAACAGCAGTATTGATGTGACTAAGCTCAGCGCTTGGCAGTCGAGTGATGTCGCAACCGCTGCGATTGATAACTCGGGGCTTGCGCACACTTATAAAGATGGAAGCGTAAGTATTACTGCTAGCTATCAAGGGCAAAGCGCTAGCGCCAATTTATCTGTGCTCGCGGTTACCTTAACTGAGCTTAAGATCACCCCTGAAAATCCCAATGAGCCAGTCGGCAGTCAGGGGCAGTTCAGCGCCACCGGCTATTTTAGTAACGGTTTAACGGCTAACGTTACCCGCGGCGCCACTTGGAGCTCATCGGACTCAAGCGTGGTCAGCATAGTTGCCAGTGGCACGAAAGCCGGCCAAGCCAGTGCTGATAAGGTCGGGACTTCGACTATTAGCGCTAGCTTTGGCGGCGTAAGTGATACCAGCTTAGCGACAGTCACACAAGCGGAGCTGGTGAGCATAGTTATCACCCCTGGCATAGCTAGTGTGATGCAAGGCATGCAATATCAATTTAAAGCAACCGGCATCTATTCAGATAATGTCAGTAAAAACATTACTAATGCTGTGAATTGGCAAACATCTGATGCGAGCGTCGCTAGCATCACCAGCCAAGGTTTAGCCAAAGGCGAAAACAAAGGCACTACTGAGATAACGGCTAAGTATCAAGGTAAGCAGGCGCGCGCGACCTTAGTGGTGGCTGTGCCTGTGATCACCCGCTTAGACGTCATCCCCACGTTCACTGAATTACCTATAGGCAGCAGCATGTATTATCAAGCCATTGCTTATGATGCGACAGGGCAAGATTATGATGTGAGCAAGGCTGCTGATTGGCGTATGGTCAACCAGACTATTGCCCATGTGGATAATACTGTGGCTAATGGCGGCTATGTGACGGCATTATCTAAAGGGACAACTCAGATAGTGGTGAGTTTCGCTGGCAAGTCACAAACCGTGAGCGTACAAGTAACGCCAGCAGAAGTAACATCATTGATAATAACGCCAAGTGATATCACGATTCTTGATGGTGAAACCCAATTCTATGTGGCCACCGCGCAGTTTAGTGATGGTAGTAGTTTAGTGGTGACTAAGGAGAGCAGTTGGGTAAGTACCAATCCTGAGATTGCGACTATCACCACTAATGGTAACGCTATCGCCGCAGCTAAATATCATGGTGTCACTAATATTCAAGCGACTTATCAAGGTATTACGGCGCAAACAAGCTTAACAGTACAAGAGCGGGAAATTAAGGGCGTACAAGTTATTCCCCATGTTAAGTATCTTGACGTCGGTGAACAGTTGCAGATGAAATGCATGGTTGACTATGTAGATTACTCGGTTAACGATTGTACGGATGAAGCTTTGTGGACCATAGGTGATGATACTATTGCCCATGTTGAGCCTGAAGGCGGCTTAGTCACAGCCATAAAATCGGGGACGACTCGGGTGTTTGCCACCTACAAAGGCGTATCGAGTAAAAGTGATGATGGACAAGTGTCGGTAAGATAA
- the dapA gene encoding 4-hydroxy-tetrahydrodipicolinate synthase: MINGSIVALITPMLSDGTVDYASLERLVAFHIEQGTDAIVAVGTTGESATLPADEHVAVVAQTVRFVAGRIPVIAGNGANATAEAISLTKALASTGVDAMLGVTPYYNKPTQAGLVAHFKAIAAVTDIPQILYNVPGRTGVDLLPAATSELAKVSNIIGLKDATGQVSRLPQLRELCGPDFLLFSGDDATACEFMLLGGNGVISVTNNVAPAQFKAMCDAALAGNAELANHLDAPMRGLYSSLFCEANPIPVKWAVDRMGLISHGHLRLPLTQLSDNFHEEVVNAMIKARIEVL; this comes from the coding sequence ATGATTAATGGAAGTATTGTCGCATTAATTACTCCTATGTTGAGTGATGGCACAGTGGATTATGCCAGTCTTGAGCGACTCGTAGCATTTCACATCGAACAAGGAACCGATGCCATAGTGGCTGTTGGTACCACAGGGGAATCAGCGACGTTACCGGCCGATGAACATGTTGCTGTGGTAGCGCAAACCGTTCGTTTTGTGGCGGGTCGTATCCCAGTGATTGCCGGTAATGGCGCCAATGCCACGGCCGAAGCGATTTCGTTGACTAAAGCGTTAGCCTCCACTGGCGTTGATGCCATGCTGGGAGTCACGCCTTATTATAATAAGCCGACTCAAGCAGGGTTAGTGGCGCATTTTAAAGCCATTGCTGCTGTAACTGATATTCCGCAAATTCTTTATAACGTGCCAGGGCGCACTGGCGTAGATTTATTGCCAGCGGCCACGAGCGAGTTAGCTAAAGTGAGCAATATTATTGGCCTTAAAGATGCCACTGGCCAAGTGTCACGTTTGCCACAACTGCGCGAGCTATGTGGCCCAGACTTCTTATTATTCAGTGGCGATGATGCTACCGCTTGTGAGTTCATGTTATTAGGCGGTAATGGCGTAATTTCTGTGACTAATAACGTGGCACCAGCGCAATTTAAAGCTATGTGTGACGCTGCCTTAGCGGGTAATGCTGAACTTGCCAATCATTTAGATGCGCCAATGCGCGGGTTATATTCGTCACTCTTTTGTGAAGCTAACCCTATCCCAGTGAAATGGGCTGTTGATCGTATGGGCTTAATTAGTCATGGTCATTTACGTTTACCGCTAACCCAACTTTCTGACAATTTCCACGAGGAAGTTGTTAATGCAATGATAAAAGCCCGAATAGAGGTTCTTTAA
- a CDS encoding efflux RND transporter periplasmic adaptor subunit, with product MSLVVVAAAIAGALWFSQGPAPSESPPKGAKLTPNVVVANVTFVNVRDEVEALGNIGANESTTITSKISEVIERIYFVDGEYVKHGQLLVQLRSAEQQAQVTAAKVKLSEQTRELARISTLVTNKTVAELERDRLQSLIETAKAELDQALSALNEREIRAPFSGRLGLRNVSQGALVSPATVITTLDDIAQVKLDFTVPERFIPLLSKGQVIEASAVAFDNELFTGKVTLIDNRVNANTRAVTVRAIVPNPDGKLLPGMLMTVKLIKEQRQAIMVPEGAIIPQQDRHYVYLVNSQGVIEQRQVKLGLRQLGAVEVIDGLAQGEVLVTRGILKVRPEMAVEVQAQESFSAVKGDTNTPEKPSVKGAVKTLGEAAL from the coding sequence ATGTCACTTGTGGTAGTTGCAGCAGCGATTGCTGGCGCCTTGTGGTTTAGTCAAGGTCCGGCGCCATCAGAGTCGCCGCCCAAAGGCGCGAAATTAACACCCAATGTGGTGGTGGCTAATGTCACATTTGTAAATGTCCGCGATGAAGTGGAAGCCTTAGGCAATATCGGCGCGAATGAATCAACCACTATCACTTCAAAAATATCCGAAGTGATAGAGCGTATTTATTTTGTCGATGGCGAATATGTCAAGCACGGCCAACTGTTAGTGCAATTGCGCAGTGCAGAGCAGCAAGCCCAAGTGACTGCCGCCAAAGTTAAACTGAGCGAGCAAACACGGGAATTAGCCCGAATTAGCACCTTAGTGACTAATAAAACTGTGGCGGAATTAGAGCGCGATCGGCTGCAAAGTTTAATTGAAACCGCCAAGGCTGAACTGGATCAAGCCTTATCCGCACTTAATGAACGTGAAATTCGCGCGCCATTTTCAGGGCGCTTAGGTCTGCGCAATGTTAGCCAAGGCGCCTTGGTATCACCTGCTACCGTCATCACCACCTTAGATGATATCGCTCAGGTGAAACTTGATTTTACCGTGCCAGAGCGCTTCATCCCGCTATTATCCAAAGGCCAAGTGATTGAAGCTTCTGCGGTGGCATTTGATAACGAGCTATTTACTGGCAAAGTTACCCTGATTGATAATCGCGTTAATGCCAATACTCGCGCGGTGACGGTGCGAGCCATAGTGCCCAATCCCGATGGTAAGTTATTACCCGGCATGCTCATGACGGTTAAATTAATTAAGGAGCAGCGCCAAGCCATTATGGTGCCAGAAGGCGCGATTATCCCACAGCAAGACCGGCATTACGTTTATCTCGTGAACAGCCAAGGCGTGATTGAACAAAGACAAGTGAAGCTAGGCCTGCGTCAACTCGGCGCAGTAGAAGTGATAGACGGTTTAGCGCAGGGTGAAGTGTTAGTCACGCGCGGCATACTCAAAGTGCGCCCAGAGATGGCGGTCGAGGTGCAAGCGCAAGAAAGCTTTAGCGCTGTAAAAGGTGACACTAACACGCCTGAAAAACCGAGTGTAAAGGGCGCGGTTAAGACTCTCGGGGAGGCTGCGCTATGA
- a CDS encoding IS4 family transposase — MSIFNPNKWAYDHFHHAELGDKRRAARLTVVAEHMAVGSGKSVARSCNGEDAKLEGAYRLIRNDNVSPSMIRAAGFARTAQAIENINEILALEDTTALSYKHSVASELGKLGKPTDKSRGWWVHSVLLLDSHTSRTLGLIHQDWWCRPDNPNEADEKESGKWADASYFTRQRLQAHMSRVISVCDREADIMHYLSDKQSHSERFVVRAKHARNLVEYEAKLFEHMDSHPVTGGYTIAIPQKGIKEASGKSKNRPSRTAKLTLKASAVNIKHNRQQHAINVVYAQELNPPQGEDGLSWMLLTSEPIDTLAQQLHVIDIYTTRWRIEDFHKAWKTGAGVERLRMTSPDNLERAASILCFIGVRLLQLREVMSLPIYLRKRGQIEAAQSMENQSCSNVLENDEWRVLMQLYKPRGHKGKEAPNMKWAYQSLAKLGGFNDSKRTGMASWSTIWEGWDDLQAQVKGYRLAKALFEAGETL; from the coding sequence ATGTCAATTTTTAACCCGAACAAATGGGCATATGATCACTTTCATCATGCTGAGCTAGGTGATAAACGACGAGCGGCAAGGTTAACCGTCGTCGCTGAACACATGGCGGTTGGCAGCGGTAAATCGGTTGCCAGATCTTGTAATGGTGAAGATGCCAAACTCGAAGGAGCCTATCGATTGATCCGCAATGATAATGTTAGCCCATCTATGATCAGAGCCGCCGGTTTTGCTCGCACCGCCCAAGCGATTGAAAATATAAATGAAATACTTGCTCTCGAAGACACGACAGCCCTGAGTTATAAGCACAGTGTGGCGTCTGAATTAGGGAAATTAGGCAAACCTACCGATAAGTCTCGTGGTTGGTGGGTTCATTCTGTCTTGCTACTGGATAGCCATACTTCTCGGACCTTGGGCTTGATCCACCAAGATTGGTGGTGTCGACCTGATAATCCCAACGAGGCCGATGAAAAAGAGAGCGGTAAATGGGCCGATGCATCCTATTTTACGCGGCAACGCTTGCAGGCTCACATGTCGCGAGTGATCTCAGTGTGTGATAGAGAAGCGGATATCATGCATTATTTATCGGATAAACAATCACATAGTGAACGGTTTGTGGTGCGGGCAAAACATGCAAGAAACCTAGTAGAATACGAGGCTAAGCTGTTTGAGCACATGGATAGTCATCCCGTTACCGGCGGATACACCATCGCCATCCCACAAAAAGGCATAAAGGAAGCCAGTGGGAAAAGCAAGAATCGTCCCTCGCGAACAGCCAAACTCACCCTCAAAGCCAGTGCGGTTAACATCAAACATAATCGTCAGCAGCATGCGATTAATGTGGTGTACGCACAAGAGCTCAATCCTCCCCAAGGTGAAGATGGACTATCTTGGATGCTACTGACCAGTGAGCCGATTGACACGTTGGCGCAGCAACTTCATGTGATTGATATTTATACCACTAGATGGCGCATTGAGGACTTTCATAAGGCGTGGAAAACCGGCGCGGGGGTTGAAAGGTTACGCATGACATCGCCAGACAACCTTGAGCGAGCGGCCTCGATACTTTGCTTTATTGGTGTGCGGCTACTGCAACTTCGGGAAGTGATGAGCCTGCCAATTTATCTGAGAAAAAGAGGGCAAATCGAAGCAGCGCAAAGCATGGAAAATCAAAGCTGCAGCAATGTCTTAGAGAATGATGAATGGCGAGTACTGATGCAGCTCTACAAGCCAAGGGGACATAAAGGCAAAGAAGCCCCAAATATGAAGTGGGCTTATCAATCCTTGGCCAAACTAGGAGGCTTTAATGATAGCAAGCGCACGGGAATGGCCAGCTGGTCCACGATTTGGGAGGGATGGGATGATCTTCAGGCTCAGGTAAAGGGGTATCGCTTAGCCAAAGCCCTATTTGAAGCCGGAGAAACGCTATGA
- the bamC gene encoding outer membrane protein assembly factor BamC gives MYKPLTSVLLLSLISACSSPLDRRHANGTDDYVSAQIVPMLTVPAPLVTPRFSREYDIPALSAKVDPNMVGLALDIRPPLQILPMAEGTHVEEGADTIKVVVESIDNNVDLKQEIFSTLKEYLTLKNIGIAAEDFQAGKLDTDWIENSEVLDTSFFGSDKIYTLKQRYRFDVEVRSHGRTGSLVISLIDHEESYDGDIKRIELTAADKQRYTIDMLNSAVAYLSLKRTEAAQAKRVEQSQGIEIGLVEAEHDYFLAKASYDLVWERLRIILPEMGLEIADMDRSKSLFFVNFDNESGFWSSLWGNNSLPLKKGSYRVQLSNADDPQETAIKLSDISGEPLSNDMMEQIYQGFSKMMSEKRKVR, from the coding sequence ATGTATAAACCCTTAACCAGTGTGCTGTTGTTAAGTCTGATTAGTGCTTGCTCTAGTCCCTTAGATAGACGTCATGCCAATGGCACTGATGACTATGTCAGTGCGCAAATTGTCCCTATGCTGACTGTGCCTGCGCCGTTAGTTACGCCGCGCTTTAGCCGTGAGTATGACATCCCGGCGCTCAGTGCCAAGGTTGACCCTAACATGGTGGGGCTGGCTTTAGATATTCGCCCGCCATTGCAAATTTTGCCTATGGCAGAAGGTACGCACGTTGAAGAGGGCGCTGACACCATTAAAGTTGTGGTGGAAAGCATAGATAATAATGTTGATTTAAAACAAGAAATCTTTAGCACCCTTAAAGAGTACTTAACACTTAAAAATATAGGTATTGCCGCTGAAGATTTTCAAGCCGGTAAGTTAGATACCGATTGGATTGAAAATAGTGAAGTGCTAGATACCAGTTTTTTTGGTAGCGATAAGATTTATACCTTAAAACAAAGATACCGTTTTGATGTTGAAGTGCGCTCGCACGGCCGTACCGGTTCATTGGTGATTAGCCTGATTGATCATGAAGAATCTTATGATGGTGATATTAAGCGCATTGAGTTAACGGCAGCTGATAAACAGCGCTACACCATTGATATGCTTAACTCTGCCGTGGCTTATCTAAGCCTTAAGCGTACTGAAGCGGCGCAAGCTAAGCGTGTGGAGCAAAGCCAAGGCATTGAAATTGGTTTAGTGGAAGCTGAACATGATTACTTCTTAGCTAAGGCCTCTTACGATTTAGTGTGGGAACGCCTGCGGATCATTCTGCCAGAAATGGGCTTAGAAATTGCGGATATGGATCGCTCTAAATCCTTGTTCTTTGTTAACTTTGACAATGAATCAGGTTTCTGGAGTTCACTGTGGGGCAATAACAGCCTGCCGCTGAAAAAAGGCAGTTATCGCGTGCAGTTATCAAACGCTGACGATCCGCAAGAAACCGCCATTAAGCTTAGCGATATCTCTGGTGAGCCATTAAGCAACGACATGATGGAACAGATTTATCAAGGCTTCTCTAAGATGATGTCTGAGAAACGCAAAGTCCGTTAA
- a CDS encoding IS4 family transposase: MSEFSKELLVTAEFFQAQDIDVFAKHVPMDWVAEAVQQTGRASLRTRRFPAEQAVWLVLGIGLMRNRSIQQVCDTLSLAFPDSKGELPPLATSSIIKAKEKLGSEPMRYLFKTTAAQWETQCEFDEIAGLKLLSVDGTYFKTHNTEENHHFGFAQSTASFPSVLAVTLMSTRSHLLSDAAFGPVTHSEIHYAQQLVGSAPENSLTLFDRGFMSAELLISWQESGANTHWLTPIKSKTRYQIIESFSEYDHLVEMPVSPQAKQQAPYLGESWQARLILIPSPKGDIKGFITSCLCPNSYPVNDLLKVYWQRWEIERGYSELKQYQLENKPVLRSKKKDGVYQELWGILTTYNIVRLEMAAMAVQHKVEPQRISFINALFLIQDEFGWSDRGSPGAIPQHLKRLRENGKRLILPPKRKRPSYPRVVLKKTVKYPSKNATRS, encoded by the coding sequence ATGTCTGAATTTTCTAAAGAGCTACTCGTTACCGCTGAATTTTTCCAAGCGCAAGATATTGATGTATTCGCCAAACATGTTCCCATGGATTGGGTGGCTGAGGCTGTGCAACAAACTGGCAGGGCCTCGCTTCGAACCCGCCGTTTCCCTGCAGAGCAAGCTGTTTGGTTGGTTCTAGGCATTGGTTTGATGCGTAACCGCTCGATTCAGCAAGTCTGTGATACGCTCTCACTGGCATTTCCCGACTCCAAGGGGGAGCTCCCGCCACTGGCGACCAGTAGTATCATCAAAGCCAAAGAAAAGTTGGGTTCAGAGCCCATGCGTTATCTGTTCAAAACAACCGCTGCACAGTGGGAAACACAGTGCGAATTTGATGAGATAGCGGGATTGAAATTGCTCAGTGTTGATGGGACGTATTTTAAGACGCATAACACTGAAGAAAACCATCACTTTGGCTTTGCACAAAGCACGGCTTCTTTTCCCTCTGTGCTGGCGGTCACCTTAATGTCTACTCGTAGCCACTTACTTTCTGATGCGGCTTTCGGGCCTGTTACCCACAGTGAAATTCACTATGCACAGCAATTGGTTGGCTCAGCTCCCGAGAATTCGCTCACGTTGTTTGACCGTGGGTTTATGTCTGCCGAATTGCTCATCAGCTGGCAAGAAAGCGGTGCAAACACCCATTGGTTAACCCCGATAAAGTCTAAGACCCGCTATCAAATTATCGAGTCATTCTCAGAGTATGACCATCTGGTTGAGATGCCGGTATCACCCCAAGCTAAACAGCAAGCGCCTTATCTGGGGGAGAGCTGGCAAGCCCGCCTTATTCTTATTCCGTCACCCAAAGGTGATATCAAAGGGTTTATCACGTCCTGCCTATGCCCCAACAGCTATCCAGTGAACGATTTACTCAAGGTGTATTGGCAGCGATGGGAGATAGAGAGGGGTTATAGTGAGCTAAAGCAATATCAACTGGAAAATAAACCAGTCCTGCGCAGTAAGAAGAAGGATGGGGTGTATCAAGAATTATGGGGGATCTTAACGACCTACAATATTGTTCGGCTAGAGATGGCCGCAATGGCAGTGCAGCATAAAGTTGAGCCACAGAGGATAAGTTTCATTAATGCCCTGTTTTTAATACAGGATGAGTTTGGTTGGAGTGACAGAGGGAGTCCGGGAGCGATCCCACAGCACTTAAAACGACTGAGGGAAAATGGCAAAAGGTTGATTTTACCCCCAAAGAGGAAGCGGCCCAGCTACCCGCGTGTGGTGCTAAAGAAAACAGTGAAATATCCAAGTAAAAATGCCACTCGCTCTTAA